A genomic window from Candidatus Denitrolinea symbiosum includes:
- a CDS encoding glycosyltransferase, which produces MPELSLVVPVYNEEQNLPPLFDAIRAALDPLARTWEVVFVDDGSRDGSAGALSGLFARDPLHVRVIEFRRNFGQTAAIAAGIDHARGDVIILLDADLQNDPADIPMLLAKLDEGYDLVSGWRRDRKDNALTRNLPSHLANGLISFVTGVRLHDYGCTLKAYRRDALEGFKLYGEMHRFIPVFAHSVGARIAEVEVRHHARKFGKAKYGLERTLKVLLDLFTVKFLLDYSSKPIYLFGGAGLALMFLGLADLLYLFIRRFWGVPAATSPLLLVGVMFAIMGFQSVLMGLIAELLVRTYHESQSKPTYRIRAILESK; this is translated from the coding sequence ATGCCCGAACTCTCCCTCGTCGTCCCCGTTTACAACGAAGAGCAGAACCTGCCTCCGCTCTTCGACGCGATCCGCGCCGCGCTCGATCCCCTGGCGCGGACGTGGGAGGTCGTCTTCGTGGACGACGGTTCGCGCGACGGAAGCGCGGGCGCGCTGAGCGGCCTCTTCGCGCGCGACCCGCTTCACGTCCGCGTGATCGAGTTCCGCCGCAACTTCGGCCAGACCGCCGCCATCGCCGCGGGCATTGATCACGCGCGCGGCGACGTCATCATCCTGCTCGACGCGGACCTGCAAAACGATCCCGCCGACATCCCGATGCTGCTCGCGAAATTGGACGAGGGCTACGACCTCGTCAGCGGCTGGCGCAGGGATCGAAAGGACAACGCCCTCACGCGCAACCTGCCGTCGCATCTCGCCAACGGGCTGATCTCGTTCGTCACGGGCGTGCGCCTGCACGATTACGGCTGCACGCTCAAAGCCTACCGCCGCGACGCGCTGGAGGGCTTCAAACTCTACGGCGAAATGCACCGCTTCATCCCCGTCTTCGCGCATTCGGTCGGCGCGCGCATCGCCGAGGTGGAAGTGCGCCATCATGCCCGAAAATTCGGCAAAGCCAAATACGGACTCGAGCGCACGCTCAAAGTGCTTCTCGATCTCTTCACCGTGAAATTTCTGCTCGATTATTCCAGCAAGCCCATTTACCTGTTCGGCGGCGCGGGGCTGGCGCTCATGTTCCTCGGTCTCGCCGACCTGCTCTATCTTTTCATCCGCCGTTTCTGGGGCGTCCCCGCTGCCACCTCTCCGCTTTTGCTCGTGGGCGTGATGTTCGCCATCATGGGCTTCCAATCCGTCCTCATGGGGCTGATCGCTGAACTGCTCGTCCGCACCTATCACGAATCGCAGAGCAAGCCCACCTATCGCATCCGCGCCATC